A single genomic interval of Megalobrama amblycephala isolate DHTTF-2021 linkage group LG15, ASM1881202v1, whole genome shotgun sequence harbors:
- the LOC125247350 gene encoding histone H3, which produces MARTKQTARKSTGGKAPRKQLATKAARKSAPATGGVKKPHRYRPGTVALREIRRYQKSTELLIRKLPFQRLVREIAQDFKTDLRFQSSAVMALQEASEAYLVGLFEDTNLCAIHAKRVTIMPKDIQLARRIRGERA; this is translated from the coding sequence ATGGCAAGAACCAAGCAGACCGCTCGTAAATCCACCGGTGGCAAAGCCCCGAGGAAGCAGCTCGCTACCAAAGCCGCCCGTAAGAGCGCTCCGGCCACCGGCGGCGTCAAGAAGCCCCATCGTTACAGGCCCGGGACCGTGGCTCTCCGAGAGATCCGCCGTTATCAGAAGTCCACCGAGCTGCTGATCCGCAAACTGCCCTTCCAGCGGCTGGTCCGAGAAATCGCTCAGGACTTCAAGACGGATCTGCGCTTCCAGAGCTCCGCTGTCATGGCCCTGCAGGAGGCCAGCGAGGCTTATTTGGTCGGTCTGTTTGAGGACACCAATCTGTGCGCCATCCACGCCAAGAGGGTCACCATCATGCCCAAAGACATTCAGCTGGCCCGCCGTATCCGCGGAGAGCGCGCCTAA
- the LOC125247980 gene encoding histone H2A-like, translating to MCSDSDRSPNGMLLSTNERIERSLKGSTSRLSSSFFQGRFEKQSYLQIKMSGRGKTGGKARAKAKTRSSRAGLQFPVGRVHRLLRKGNYAERVGAGAPVYLAAVLEYLTAEILELAGNAARDNKKTRIIPRHLQLAVRNDEELNKLLGGVTIAQGGVLPNIQAVLLPKKTEKPAKSK from the exons ATGTGTTCAGACAGTGATCGCAGTCCAAATGGGATGTT ACTGTCAACCAATGAGCGAATAGAACGTTCGCTTAAAGGCAGTACCTCGAGACTGAGTTCTTCATTCTTTCAGGGTCGTTTTGAGAAACAATCATACCTACAAATAAAAATGAGCGGCAGAGGTAAAACCGGAGGCAAAGCCAGAGCCAAGGCTAAGACTCGCTCATCCAGGGCAGGACTGCAGTTCCCCGTCGGCCGTGTTCACAGGCTTCTCCGCAAAGGCAACTACGCCGAGCGCGTCGGTGCTGGTGCTCCTGTTTATCTGGCGGCTGTGCTCGAGTATCTTACCGCTGAGATCCTGGAGTTGGCTGGAAATGCTGCTCGGGACAACAAGAAGACCCGCATCATCCCCCGTCATCTGCAGCTGGCGGTGCGCAACGACGAAGAGTTGAACAAACTTCTGGGCGGAGTGACCATCGCTCAGGGCGGTGTGCTGCCCAACATCCAGGCTGTGCTGCTGCCCAAGAAGACCGAGAAACCCGCCAAATCCAAATAA
- the LOC125247358 gene encoding histone H1-like has product SLLKPDSVLKTADPIREREREWQKPLQPRLLPLRPKRPRRSQLRKAKKAGPGVGELIVKAVSASKERSGVSLAALKKAIAASGYDVEKNNSRVKIAIKSLVTKGTLVQVKGTGASGSFKLNKQKPETKKKPAKKAAPKAKKPAAKKPAAAKKPKSAAAKKPAAKKSPKKAKKPAATAAKKETKSPKKAKKPAAAKKAAKSPKKAKAAKPKAAKPKAAKPKKAAPKKK; this is encoded by the coding sequence TCATTGCTGAAACCAGACAGCGTTTTAAAGACTGCAGATCCGattcgagagagagagagagaatggcaGAAACCGCTCCAGCCCCGGCTGCTGCCGCTCCGACCAAAGCGCCCAAGAAGAAGTCAGCTGCGAAAAGCCAAGAAAGCAGGTCCAGGCGTCGGTGAGCTTATCGTCAAAGCTGTGTCCGCATCCAAGGAGAGGAGCGGCGTGTCCCTCGCCGCCCTGAAGAAAGCTATCGCCGCCAGCGGCTACGACGTGGAGAAGAACAACTCTCGCGTCAAGATCGCCATCAAGAGCTTGGTGACTAAAGGCACCCTGGTGCAGGTCAAAGGGACCGGCGCTTCGGGCTCATTCAAGCTCAACAAGCAGAAACCCGAGACCAAGAAGAAGCCGGCCAAGAAAGCGGCTCCTAAAGCGAAGAAGCCCGCGGCCAAGAAACCCGCTGCTGCCAAGAAGCCCAAGAGCGCAGCGGCAAAGAAGCCCGCCGCCAAGAAATCGCCCAAAAAGGCCAAGAAACCCGCCGCCACAGCCGCTAAGAAGGAGACGAAGAGCCCCAAGAAGGCAAAGAAACCAGCAGCCGCTAAGAAAGCAGCCAAGAGCCCCAAAAAGGCCAAGGCAGCTAAACCTAAGGCGGCAAAGCCTAAAGCCGCCAAGCCTAAAAAGGCAGCGcccaaaaagaaataa
- the LOC125247347 gene encoding uncharacterized protein LOC125247347 isoform X1 encodes MHDVLEGVAPLEVKLMLRHFIYEEKCFSLELLNERIAAFDYGYENQKNKPSAIINLRTSENAIKQTASQMWCLLLVLPFLLGDLIDPKSPHWHLFLLLREICDIIFAPVVSKGLAAYLKQLIIDHHTQFKLLYPGRNLIPKHHYTHNYSSIMTLFGPLSKLWCMRFEAKHHPLKRHAQVVCNFRNISKTLAHKHQIQQMYHWKLSSPLNFEMNVPNAFPVVIASLYKGDKLLDKLKTDSHFETLTYTSSVHVANTISFLGTTYRTGCILTLKADERGEPLFGEVIHIIPQSERECALMFLRVLRVKYFDEHLFSFNVIRTKDFDMAKLPGDLIDYRPLNIVSFCDQQYVTPKYKILF; translated from the coding sequence ATGCATGATGTGCTTGAAGGAGTCGCACCTCTTGAGGTGAAATTGATGCTGCGGCATTTCATTTATGaggagaaatgtttttctctggAACTATTAAATGAAAGAATAGCAGCATTTGACTATGGCtatgaaaatcaaaaaaataaaccTAGTGCAATTATCAATCTTAGGACATCTGAAAATGCTATTAAGCAGACTGCATCACAGATGTGGTGTTTACTACTAGTCTTGCCTTTTCTGTTGGGTGATTTAATTGATCCAAAGAGCCCACATTGGCATCTTTTCCTGTTGTTGCGTGAAATATGTGACATAATTTTTGCACCTGTTGTGTCAAAAGGGCTTGCAGCTTATCTTAAACAACTAATAATAGATCACCATACACAATTCAAGCTGCTTTATCCTGGTAGGAATCTTATTCCTAAACATCATTATACACATAATTATTCGagtattatgactttatttggACCTCTTTCCAAGTTGTGGTGTATGAGGTTTGAAGCCAAACATCACCCTCTTAAGCGACATGCCCAAGTAGTATGCAACTTTCGAAATATTTCAAAAACGCTGGCTCATAAACATCAGATTCAGCAAATGTACCACTGGAAATTGAGCTCACCGCTCAATTTTGAAATGAATGTGCCAAATGCTTTCCCAGTTGTGATTGCATCTTTGTATAAAGGTGACAAATTGCTTGACAAACTTAAGACAGACTCTCATTTTGAGACTCTCACTTATACCAGTTCAGTTCATGTGGCTAACACTATCAGTTTTTTGGGGACAACATACAGGACAGGATGCATTCTGACTTTAAAAGCAGATGAGAGGGGAGAACCATTATTTGGTGAAGTTATACACATTATTCCCCAAAGTGAAAGAGAATGTGCACTTATGTTTCTGAGAGTTTTAAGAGTTAAATATTTTGATGAACATCTTTTTTCCTTCAATGTCATCAGAACCAAAGATTTTGACATGGCAAAGCTGCCTGGTGACTTAATAGATTACAGACCTTTAAATATTGTATCATTTTGTGATCAGCAATATGTAACTCCTAAATacaaaattttgttttaa
- the LOC125247347 gene encoding uncharacterized protein LOC125247347 isoform X2, with translation MMDVEEQITVTLTILHRVLATVFIDGKEIWRKLFTVGSIGELIASAKTELSQQVSLDRILRFDTDFQEFIDTDVNAGVRELDKFQIHYIASNTQDILEGSVQPLQCHSSDVTRTGTPTGLLTLLEEKAPTILREHEETKTLSISSRKFLVKVAVSDLVEKHGFYPSGTEKLALAKEIVSLFPSLRIQVPFGENEGHEHFFDGPSHSGFIEMRLRNIRQKLQQNQRMYSLKHRHCTLQPSLPSQDETVPSEWLTLIKRMRPSPENSSSIKAAIEQTFSYRRKWITSKSPTVAEIFKEYPRFLDMPALMDIEFSKLTDGKEAFFYLEMGRVHNSKAEANSILGEEK, from the exons ATGATGGATGTCGAGGAACAAATTACAGTTACTCTAACAATTTTACACAGAGTGCTTGCAACTGTCTTCATAGACGGAAAGGAAATATGGAGAAAACTATTCACAGTTGGAAGTATCGGAGAACTGATAGCCTCAGCCAAAACTGAGCTGTCTCAACAAGTATCTCTTGATCGAATACTGAGATTTGACACAGATTTTCAAGAATTCATTGACACTGATGTGAATGCTGGAGTGCGGGAGCTTGACAAATTTCAAATACATTATATTGCAAGCAACACCCAGGATATATTAGAAGGAAGTGTTCAACCATTACAG TGTCATTCATCAGATGTAACTCGGACTGGCACCCCAACTGGATTGCTAACACTGCTTGAAGAAAAAGCCCCTACAATCCTGAGAGAACACGAAGAGACAAAGACACTTTCTATTTCCTCAAGAAAGTTTCTTGTTAAAGTTGCTGTCAGTGACCTCGTTGAGAAACATGGATT ctaTCCATCTGGTACAGAAAAGCTGGCACTAGCAAAGGAGATTGTGTCATTGTTCCCCTCGTTAAGGATTCAAGTGCCCTTTGGTGAAAATGAGGGACAT GAGCATTTTTTTGATGGGCCATCACACAGTGGCTTTATAGAGATGAGACTGCGGAACATCAGACAGAAGCTTCAACAGAACCAGCGGATGTACAGTTTGAAACATCGTCATTGTACACTGCAACCTTCTTTGCCGAGTCAAGATGAAACTGTGCCAAGTGAGTGGTTGACCCTGATAAAAAGGATGCGACCGTCACCAGAGAATTCATCATCAATAAAGGCTGCAATTGAACAAACCTTCAGTTACCGAAGGAAATGGATAACGAGCAAATCCCCAACTGTTGCTGAAATCTTCAAAGAATATCCCAGATTTCTTGACATGCCTGCCTTG aTGGACATTGAATTTTCCAAACTCACGGATGGCAAAGAAGCCTTTTTTTATCTGGAAATGGGAAGGGTGCATAATTCCAAAGCTGAAGCAAATAGCATCCTTGGAGAAGAAAAATGA
- the LOC125247357 gene encoding histone H4, whose amino-acid sequence MSGRGKGGKGLGKGGAKRHRKVLRDNIQGITKPAIRRLARRGGVKRISGLIYEETRGVLKVFLENVIRDAVTYTEHAKRKTVTAMDVVYALKRQGRTLYGFGG is encoded by the coding sequence ATGTCTGGAAGAGGCAAAGGCGGTAAAGGACTCGGAAAAGGAGGCGCCAAGCGTCACCGTAAAGTTCTGCGCGATAACATCCAGGGAATCACCAAACCCGCCATCCGTCGTCTCGCTCGCCGTGGCGGTGTCAAGCGCATCTCCGGTCTGATCTACGAGGAGACCCGCGGAGTGTTGAAGGTGTTTCTGGAGAACGTCATCCGCGATGCCGTCACCTACACCGAGCACGCCAAGAGAAAGACCGTGACCGCCATGGATGTTGTGTACGCGCTGAAGCGACAGGGGCGCACTCTGTACGGCTTCGGAGGTTAA